A genomic stretch from Achromobacter spanius includes:
- the hisG gene encoding ATP phosphoribosyltransferase yields the protein MNNATTMKPLTLALSKGRIFEETMPLLAEAGIEVTESPESSRKLILPTSDPGLRLIIVRASDVPTYVQYGAADLGIAGKDVLIEHAKEQPGGLYQPIDLNIAKCRLAVAVRNGFDYEGAVHQGARLRVATKYVHSAREHFAAKGVYVDIIKLYGSMELAPLVGLADCIVDLVSTGGTLRANDLVAVEDVMPISSRLIVNQAALKTRGARLQPLLDAFERAASRNA from the coding sequence ATGAACAATGCCACCACGATGAAGCCCCTGACCCTGGCGCTGTCCAAGGGCCGGATTTTTGAAGAAACCATGCCCTTGCTGGCCGAAGCCGGCATCGAAGTCACGGAAAGCCCGGAAAGCTCCCGCAAGCTGATCCTGCCGACCAGCGACCCCGGCCTGCGCCTGATCATCGTGCGCGCCTCCGACGTGCCCACCTACGTGCAGTACGGCGCGGCGGACCTGGGCATCGCGGGCAAGGACGTACTGATCGAGCACGCCAAGGAGCAGCCCGGCGGCCTGTACCAGCCCATCGACCTGAACATCGCCAAGTGCCGCCTGGCCGTCGCCGTGCGCAATGGCTTTGACTACGAAGGCGCGGTGCACCAGGGCGCGCGCCTGCGCGTGGCCACCAAATACGTGCACTCAGCCCGTGAACACTTCGCGGCCAAGGGTGTGTACGTGGACATCATCAAGCTGTATGGTTCGATGGAATTGGCGCCGCTGGTTGGCCTGGCCGACTGCATCGTTGACCTGGTGTCCACCGGCGGCACGCTGCGCGCCAACGACCTGGTCGCGGTGGAAGACGTCATGCCGATTTCGTCGCGCCTGATCGTCAACCAGGCCGCGCTGAAGACCCGCGGCGCCCGCCTGCAACCCTTGCTGGACGCCTTCGAAAGAGCCGCCTCCCGCAACGCCTGA